In Musa acuminata AAA Group cultivar baxijiao chromosome BXJ2-8, Cavendish_Baxijiao_AAA, whole genome shotgun sequence, one genomic interval encodes:
- the LOC103996523 gene encoding IQ domain-containing protein IQM1-like, translating to MNESKNQAMNETITVAVRDPKLSRCLPGLSSPRPLSEPDAAAAKLQRIYKTLCGSRRNLADCAVVVEELWWKALDFASLKHCSVSFFNVGKPETAASRWARARTRAAKVGKGLSKDEKAQKLALQHWLEAIDPRHRYGHNLQYYYDVWFESESSQPFLFWLDVGDGREINLDKCPRSNLHDQCIRYLGPKEREAYEVIVDDGRLVYRESGLPVSTVEGSKWIFVISTSRVLYVGQKRKGNFQHSSFLAGGAATAAGRLVVAGGVLKAIWPYSGHYLPTEENFEEFIVFLRDNNVDLSNVKRCSVDDDTYPSFRKNTEEMEDVATVPDAAQEATGWDFDMKGRVNMESDGGTQILDALTDNTSIDRRFCSFNYFFR from the exons ATGAATGAGAGCAAGAACCAAGCCATGAACGAGACCATAACAGTTGCGGTCCGTGATCCGAAGCTCTCGAGGTGCCTTCCTGGGTTGTCTTCACCGAGGCCTTTGAGTGAGCCCGATGCAGCAGCCGCCAAGCTGCAAAGGATCTACAAGACCTTGTGCGGAAGCAGGAGAAACCTAGCAGATTGCGCGGTCGTGGTTGAGGAACTCTG GTGGAAGGCATTAGATTTTGCGTCTCTGAAGCATTGCTCTGTGTCATTCTTCAACGTTGGAAAACCCGAAACAGCAGCTTCCCGATGGGCAAGGGCAAGAACTAGAGCAGCCAAG GTCGGTAAGGGTTTGTCGAAAGATGAAAAAGCTCAGAAACTAGCACTACAACACTGGCTAGAAGCT ATCGATCCACGCCATCGGTACGGCCACAATTTGCAGTATTACTATGACGTCTGGTTTGAGAGCGAGAGCTCCCAGCCATTCTTGTTCTG GCTGGATGTTGGCGACGGACGGGAGATAAACCTCGACAAGTGCCCAAGAAGCAACCTTCACGACCAATGCATTCGGTATCTCGGACCA AAAGAGAGGGAAGCATATGAAGTCATCGTGGACGATGGGAGGCTCGTCTACAGGGAAAGTGGACTCCCCGTGAGCACTGTGGAAGGCTCCAAGTGGATCTTTGTCATCAGCACATCAAGAGTGCTTTATGTTGGTCAG AAGAGGAAGGGGAACTTCCAGCATTCCAGCTTTCTAGCTGGGGGAGCAGCTACGGCTGCGGGGAGATTGGTGGTTGCCGGAGGGGTGCTTAAG GCGATATGGCCATACAGCGGTCACTACCTCCCAACAGAAGAGAACTTCGAGGAATTCATCGTCTTCCTCCGAGACAACAACGTAGACCTCAGCAATGTCAAG AGATGTTCTGTCGACGATGATACGTACCCCTCGTTCAGAAAGAACACCGAGGAGATGGAAGACGTCGCGACGGTTCCCGATGCAGCTCAGGAAGCAACAGGTTGGGACTTTGACATGAAAGGCAGAGTCAACATGGAGAGCGACGGTGGCACGCAGATCTTGGATGCACTAACCGATAACACAAGCATCGATCGAAGATTTTgttcttttaattatttttttcgataa